Proteins from a genomic interval of Zonotrichia leucophrys gambelii isolate GWCS_2022_RI chromosome 5, RI_Zleu_2.0, whole genome shotgun sequence:
- the ADM gene encoding pro-adrenomedullin, with amino-acid sequence MKLVHVALLYLGSVTFFGVDAARVDVATEFKRKWTKWALSRAKRDVKPAGLLRGLGAAADVLPLIRTQDVKEDSRVSPPSNREDAHIRVKRYRQSINRFPHFQTKACRFGTCTVHWLVDELHRAAVNDRNDAAPPNKISPQGYGRRRRSLPEPRSPARSPSSGRRPRTRRAQPLAAFLGV; translated from the exons ATGAAACTAGTTCACGTAGCCCTGCTCTATCTCGGCTCTGTGACCTTCTTCGGGGTGGATGCTGCAAGGGTGGACGTAGCGACAGAGTTCAAAAGAAA ATGGACGAAATGGGCACTAAGCCGAGCCAAGCGGGACGTGAAGCCTGCGGGCTTGCTccgagggctgggggcagccgCCGACGTGCTGCCTCTCATCCGCACCCAGGACGTGAAGGAGGATTCCCGAGTCTCACCTCCCAG CAACCGGGAGGATGCTCACATCCGCGTCAAGCGCTACCGCCAGAGCATTAACAGATTCCCCCACTTCCAAACAAAGGCGTGCCGCTTCGGGACGTGCACGGTGCATTGGCTGGTCGACGAGCTCCACAGAGCGGCCGTCAACGACAGGAACGATGCCGCCCCCCCAAACAAGATCAGCCCCCAGGGCTACGGCCGCCGGCGGCGTTCCCTGCCCGAGCCCCGCAGCCCAGCGCGCTCTCCCAGCTCCGGGCGGCGCCCACGGACGCGCCGGGCGCAGCCCCTCGCCGCCTTCCTCGGAGTCTGA